The following proteins are encoded in a genomic region of Nitratireductor sp. GISD-1A_MAKvit:
- the xdhC gene encoding xanthine dehydrogenase accessory protein XdhC, with the protein MNRSTSGLTAFLEASPATAIVEVREARGSTPREEGAWMLVSPEAIFGTIGGGQLEFLAIAKARELISDNLANGSLDIPLGPEIGQCCGGHVALDIRIADRVERSALLKRADEEAASFSQVILFGGGHVGHALASALAPLPVRVLVVETRQEALEDFPDNVKTRLLALPEEAVREAPAGTAFVVLTHDHALDFLLVAEALSRDDAAYVGMIGSKTKRATFKSWYLKNGGDEHRFSKLVTPIGGNAVQDKRPAVIAAMAAAEILTALPSQC; encoded by the coding sequence ATGAACCGTTCAACCTCCGGCCTCACGGCGTTTCTGGAAGCCTCACCCGCCACTGCGATCGTCGAAGTACGGGAGGCGAGAGGCTCTACCCCGCGTGAAGAGGGCGCGTGGATGCTGGTTTCGCCTGAAGCCATTTTCGGAACCATCGGTGGCGGCCAGCTGGAGTTTCTGGCGATCGCCAAGGCGCGTGAACTCATCTCGGACAATCTCGCAAACGGAAGCCTCGACATTCCGCTAGGCCCTGAAATCGGCCAGTGCTGCGGCGGGCACGTCGCTCTGGACATTCGCATTGCAGACCGTGTTGAGCGCAGCGCGCTCTTGAAACGTGCTGACGAAGAGGCGGCTTCATTTTCGCAGGTGATCCTCTTCGGCGGCGGCCATGTCGGCCATGCGCTGGCTTCAGCGCTCGCGCCTTTGCCTGTGCGTGTTCTGGTGGTCGAGACCCGCCAGGAGGCGCTGGAGGATTTCCCGGACAATGTAAAAACGCGCCTACTGGCCCTGCCGGAGGAGGCGGTGCGTGAAGCCCCGGCCGGAACGGCTTTCGTGGTTCTGACCCACGATCATGCGCTCGATTTCCTGCTGGTTGCCGAGGCGCTGTCACGCGATGACGCGGCCTATGTCGGCATGATCGGTTCCAAGACCAAGCGTGCCACTTTCAAGAGCTGGTATCTGAAAAACGGCGGTGACGAACACCGTTTCTCCAAGCTCGTCACACCCATCGGAGGCAATGCTGTTCAGGACAAACGTCCCGCCGTCATCGCAGCCATGGCGGCTGCGGAGATACTGACGGCTTTGCCGTCACAATGTTGA
- the xdhA gene encoding xanthine dehydrogenase small subunit: MGARSEIRFLLNGTPVTPADVRPDETLLDYLRQRQRLTGTKEGCAEGDCGACTVLVGRLRNGELVYESINACIRFLGSLDACHVVTVEHLKRADGSLHPVQQALVDHHGSQCGFCTPGFVMSLYALWMREPKPSERAVEKALQGNLCRCTGYEPIVRAALSVSTYGDAVSDPLATERAAVIAALNQMKDGARVEIGSGRDRLVIPTDVDDFATILESEPDATVVAGATDVGLWVTKFMREIAPVVFIGGLDELRDIHEENGAIHIGAGVSYSDAFSFLAKRIPALGALIDRIGGEQVRNMGTIGGNIANGSPIGDTPPPLIALGATLTLRKGSARRTIPLEDFFIDYGKQNRAPGEFVEAVHVPVPDAASRFAVWKISKRRDEDITAVLGAFDLTIADGRVEAARIAYGGMAATPKRAKAVEAALVGKAWTEETVEAALSAYEKDFQPISDMRASADYRMMAAKNLLRRFYVESMGNPASLSRYEAA, encoded by the coding sequence ATGGGCGCGCGTTCTGAAATCCGCTTCCTGCTAAACGGCACGCCGGTGACGCCAGCCGATGTGCGCCCTGACGAAACCCTTCTCGATTATCTGCGCCAGCGCCAGCGCCTGACAGGCACCAAGGAAGGCTGCGCGGAAGGCGATTGCGGCGCCTGCACCGTTCTTGTGGGGCGGCTGCGCAATGGCGAACTCGTTTATGAGAGCATCAATGCCTGCATCCGCTTTCTGGGTTCGCTCGATGCCTGTCACGTGGTGACTGTGGAGCATCTGAAGCGCGCCGATGGCAGCCTGCACCCGGTGCAGCAGGCGCTTGTCGACCATCACGGTTCGCAATGCGGTTTCTGTACGCCGGGCTTTGTCATGTCGCTCTATGCGCTCTGGATGCGCGAGCCGAAACCTTCCGAGAGAGCCGTCGAAAAGGCTCTGCAGGGCAATCTCTGCCGCTGTACGGGTTACGAACCCATTGTGCGCGCCGCTTTGTCGGTCTCCACCTATGGTGATGCGGTATCGGATCCGCTGGCCACGGAACGCGCTGCGGTCATCGCCGCGCTCAATCAGATGAAGGATGGGGCGAGGGTGGAGATCGGTTCCGGCAGGGACCGCCTGGTCATCCCGACCGATGTCGACGATTTCGCCACGATTCTCGAAAGCGAGCCCGACGCCACTGTCGTCGCCGGTGCCACGGATGTGGGGTTGTGGGTCACGAAGTTCATGCGTGAGATCGCGCCTGTGGTGTTCATTGGGGGGCTCGATGAATTGCGCGATATCCACGAAGAAAATGGCGCGATCCACATTGGCGCTGGCGTCAGCTATTCCGATGCATTCTCATTTCTGGCGAAACGCATTCCCGCGCTGGGCGCACTGATCGACCGCATTGGCGGCGAGCAGGTGCGCAATATGGGTACGATTGGCGGCAACATCGCCAATGGCTCGCCCATCGGCGACACGCCTCCTCCGCTGATCGCCCTTGGCGCAACCCTTACGCTGCGCAAGGGCAGCGCGCGCCGCACCATTCCGCTGGAAGATTTCTTCATCGACTATGGCAAACAGAATCGTGCGCCCGGCGAATTCGTCGAGGCGGTGCATGTGCCGGTGCCCGATGCGGCCTCCCGTTTCGCGGTGTGGAAAATTTCCAAGCGTCGGGATGAAGACATCACGGCGGTTCTCGGCGCGTTCGATCTCACGATCGCCGATGGCCGGGTTGAGGCCGCCCGCATCGCCTATGGCGGCATGGCTGCGACGCCGAAACGCGCAAAAGCTGTCGAGGCAGCGCTTGTCGGAAAGGCGTGGACTGAGGAAACGGTCGAGGCAGCACTTTCGGCCTATGAGAAAGATTTCCAGCCGATCAGCGACATGCGTGCCTCCGCCGATTATCGCATGATGGCGGCGAAGAACCTGCTGCGCCGCTTCTACGTTGAAAGCATGGGCAACCCGGCAAGCCTCTCCAGATATGAGGCGGCCTGA